In Deltaproteobacteria bacterium, the following proteins share a genomic window:
- a CDS encoding MFS transporter produces the protein MALVFPAPLAKVQVRGKFVSKIESAQTVSMPAMAWGRLAANCTAHMTEHLFNGVIAVILPLLTASLGLSLAQAGALASARTLLAGVASFPSGFLADLARARNLWLGLCITSIGVSCLGLSAVSSFPLLLIFMALCGLGGGGFHPQSLAILSASYKDRRAFALGVHDSSANLGEVLGPLAIGLLLTVFDWRTTLQIWAIPGVTVGLLYIFFGAENAEATPRPRDYKRAFWEDVVKNRTVFGLVAVSTLRAMGQTALSSFLPLYLALHLKLPAAVTGAYMSILFLCAGIAPAVVGWVSDRLGHRLLIALFSFASVAAIVAIPYLGSGPMLVVVLGALGALLWALRPVIVSAAMESAPEHLAGSIVAVIYGANMSVSFLAPLIAGIVADAYGLPSAILAIAIFPALASVVTVMLMKK, from the coding sequence ATGGCGTTGGTTTTTCCGGCTCCTTTGGCTAAGGTGCAAGTTAGAGGGAAATTCGTGTCGAAAATCGAGAGTGCACAGACTGTTTCGATGCCCGCCATGGCGTGGGGACGCCTCGCAGCCAATTGCACGGCGCATATGACCGAGCACCTATTCAACGGGGTCATCGCCGTGATCTTGCCGCTGCTGACGGCGTCTTTGGGATTGAGCTTAGCGCAAGCAGGCGCGCTTGCTTCGGCGCGGACCCTGTTGGCCGGCGTGGCGAGTTTCCCATCGGGATTTCTTGCCGACCTAGCGCGGGCGCGCAATCTTTGGTTGGGTTTGTGCATCACGTCCATCGGTGTCTCGTGTCTTGGCCTGAGCGCGGTGTCGAGCTTCCCGTTACTCTTGATCTTCATGGCGCTTTGCGGCCTTGGCGGCGGCGGTTTTCATCCTCAGTCTTTGGCCATACTGTCTGCCAGCTACAAGGATCGCCGCGCCTTTGCGCTCGGCGTGCACGACAGCAGCGCGAACCTCGGGGAAGTCCTGGGCCCGCTCGCAATCGGGTTGTTGCTGACGGTCTTCGATTGGCGCACGACGCTGCAAATCTGGGCGATTCCCGGTGTGACGGTGGGGCTCCTCTACATTTTTTTCGGCGCCGAGAATGCCGAGGCAACGCCGCGGCCGCGCGACTATAAACGAGCCTTTTGGGAAGATGTCGTCAAGAATCGCACGGTGTTTGGTTTGGTGGCAGTCTCGACTCTGCGCGCCATGGGGCAGACGGCGCTGAGCTCGTTTCTGCCATTGTATTTAGCGCTGCATTTGAAATTGCCGGCGGCGGTCACCGGCGCGTACATGTCGATCTTGTTTTTGTGCGCCGGCATCGCGCCGGCGGTGGTCGGCTGGGTTTCCGATCGGCTTGGCCACCGATTGTTAATTGCGCTGTTCTCTTTTGCCAGCGTCGCCGCCATCGTGGCGATACCATATCTTGGCTCGGGGCCGATGCTGGTCGTAGTATTAGGCGCGCTCGGCGCGCTTCTCTGGGCGCTGCGCCCGGTGATCGTCAGCGCGGCCATGGAGTCCGCGCCAGAGCACCTTGCCGGCAGCATTGTCGCAGTGATTTACGGCGCCAACATGAGCGTCTCTTTTCTCGCGCCGCTGATTGCCGGAATCGTCGCCGATGCTTATGGCTTGCCATCAGCGATCCTCGCCATTGCCATCTTCCCAGCGCTTGCGAGCGTCGTGACGGTGATGTTGATGAAGAAGTAA
- a CDS encoding CBS domain-containing protein, with product MDTKRSVNSRGATSRKPMEQPLNVSTQSDRAPSPVASPAMRVGDVMTRKLVTLSPHHTFGEAVQLMSNHRFRHFLVLHADGKLAGVFSDRDVLRALGRTPNWQAKTVSGVMTHNVVTVKPDALLSVAATEMIKRRINCLPVIGEDGKVCGIITSTDLLVTYQKLQEKLELGGR from the coding sequence ATGGACACCAAGCGGTCCGTAAACTCGCGCGGCGCTACTAGCAGAAAGCCTATGGAACAGCCCCTTAACGTTTCAACACAAAGTGATCGTGCTCCAAGCCCGGTGGCATCTCCGGCCATGCGTGTCGGCGATGTCATGACCAGAAAACTTGTTACGCTATCGCCGCATCATACTTTCGGCGAGGCCGTGCAGTTGATGTCGAACCATCGCTTCCGCCATTTCTTGGTTTTGCACGCCGACGGCAAACTGGCTGGCGTGTTCTCCGACCGCGATGTTTTGCGCGCGCTCGGCCGTACGCCCAATTGGCAGGCGAAAACCGTTAGCGGAGTGATGACGCACAATGTCGTGACGGTAAAACCAGATGCGCTCCTTTCGGTGGCGGCCACGGAGATGATCAAGCGGCGCATCAACTGCCTTCCTGTCATTGGGGAGGATGGCAAGGTCTGCGGCATTATCACTTCCACCGACCTCTTGGTGACTTATCAAAAACTCCAGGAAAAGCTGGAGCTGGGCGGGCGCTAA